One part of the Thermodesulfobacterium commune DSM 2178 genome encodes these proteins:
- the hypA gene encoding hydrogenase maturation nickel metallochaperone HypA gives MHEFFIVQNVIKTVEDLMVNHPKKKVVKAVLLIGRFSGVEPELLQTALDFFKQGSVLKDAEIVIEIEDLRMRCQKCQQEFSKEKWDLTCPFCGSFETEVLSGEEMLLKSLELVDED, from the coding sequence ATGCATGAGTTTTTTATCGTTCAAAACGTGATAAAAACCGTAGAAGACTTGATGGTTAATCACCCTAAGAAAAAAGTAGTAAAGGCGGTTTTGTTAATAGGAAGATTTTCTGGGGTTGAGCCTGAGTTATTACAAACCGCCCTTGATTTTTTTAAACAAGGAAGCGTTTTAAAAGATGCAGAAATCGTGATAGAAATAGAAGACCTTAGGATGAGATGTCAGAAATGTCAGCAAGAATTTTCAAAAGAGAAATGGGATCTTACCTGTCCTTTTTGTGGCTCTTTTGAAACTGAGGTTCTTTCAGGAGAAGAGATGTTACTCAAAAGCTTAGAACTGGTCGATGAGGATTAG